One Clupea harengus chromosome 11, Ch_v2.0.2, whole genome shotgun sequence DNA window includes the following coding sequences:
- the nek11 gene encoding serine/threonine-protein kinase Nek11, with protein sequence MHQRRILHRDLKAKNIFLKKNIVKIGDFGVSCLLMGSSDLATTFTGTPYYMSPEALSHHGYDAKSDIWSLGCVLYEMCCLAHAFEGHNFLSVVMKIVEGETPSLPERYSAELNTFMQRMLVKDPVSRISAAEALKSKYIEQKMQIVFKFHRSYARNVASVSRLSTEKQGNPLSTYLLLQETNPHKRAMPSSVGIHGAHPSTRASAASHRQRASLLRVLFCRHGLKLCKGALEEYHSTDGFFLQMHSDVFSAVSLRFSPQAIKHKFSSVTLQDRTSRGDRDAAQILEALQKKVHLQTLQQRSEVQRMTPRERMRLRKLQAADEKARKLKQLAEEKYQENCLRMRELRWRHFQTVAVDVLTDSTEDRVIRPCQPTPPPDAHSLGPAAQAGDEISAQLCGPEPVQSGIPEDPLTAEAYYHEDGFDSCSEEDEEEYEVEENEEEKDEDECGGESEAYDTFCHTYGQDGDLEAMVWHMENVLDSEPSGVGTEEIQSGSRGPPHINTTMARSRIQRMREAVTERLGEDVFQRVYDYLREARRGKESEPDVREALSQLVERPSDCFEVDQLLYYEEQLQETRSGS encoded by the exons ATGCACCAGAG GCGGATCCTTCATCGGGACCTGAAAGCCAAAAACATTTTCCTGAAGAAAAACATTGTTAAAATAG GTGACTTTGGTGTGTCCTGTCTGCTCATGGGGTCAAGTGACCTGGCCACCACCTTCACAGGCACTCCATACTACATGAGCCCCGAGGCCCTCAGTCACCATGGATACGATGCCAAGTCTGATATATG GTCTCTGGGCTGTGTGCTGTATGAGATGTGCTGTCTGGCACACGCCTTTGAAGGACACAACTTCCTCTCTGTTGTCATGAAGATAGTTGAGGGTGAGACCCCATCTCTGCCTGAGAGATACTCAGCTGAGCTCAACACCTTCATGCAGAG GATGCTAGTGAAGGACCCAGTGTCCAGGATATCTGCTGCAGAGGCACTCAAAAGCAAATACATTGAGCAGAAGATGCAG ATTGTCTTCAAATTCCATCGATCCTATGCTAGGAATGTGGCCAGTGTTTCTCGCCTCTCCACTGAAAAACAAGGCAATCCGCTGAGCACTTATCTGCTCCTCCAAGAAACAAATCCACACAAGAGGGCAATGCCCTCGTCTGTCGGCATACATGGGGCGCATCCTTCAACTAGGGCCTCTGCGGCGagccacagacagagagcatcGCTGCTCAGAGTGTTGTTTTGCCGCCATGGTCTTAAACTCTGCAAAGGCGCTCTGGAGGAGTACCATTCCACAGATGGATTTTTTCTGCAGATGCACAGTGATGTGTTCTCTGCTGTGTCTCTTCGGTTCTCTCCACAGGCCATAAAGCACAAGTTCTCCAGCGTGACTCTGCAGGACAGAACATCACGTGGGGACAGAGATGCCGCACAGATACTAGAAGCGCT GCAGAAGAAGGTGCATCTCCAGACGCTTCAGCAGAGGTCTGAAGTGCAGAGGATGACCCCCAGAGAGCGCATGAGGCTCCGCAAGCTCCAGGCAGCCGATGAGAAGGCCAGGAAGCTGAA GCAGCTGGCGGAGGAGAAGTATCAGGAGAACTGTCTTCGTATGAGGGAGCTCCGATGGCGCCATTTTCAGACAGTCGCTGTGGATGTGCTCACT GACAGCACAGAGGATAGAGTCATTAGGCCGTGCCAACCAACGCCACCTCCGGATGCCCATTCACTGGGCCCTGCAGCGCAAGCAGGAGATGAGATCTCAGCACAGCTGTGCGGGCCTGAGCCAGTGCAGAGCG GAATCCCAGAGGACCCGCTGACTGCGGAGGCATATTACCATGAGGATGGCTTTGATTCATGttctgaggaagatgaagaggaatatgaggtggaggagaatgaggaggagaaggatgaaGATGAATGTGGTGGGGAGAGTGAGGCCTATGACACTTTTTGCCACACCTATGGACAG GACGGTGACCTCGAGGCCATGGTGTGGCATATGGAGAATGTCCTCGACAGTGAGCCCAGCG GAGTCGGGACAGAAGAAATCCAGTCGGGTTCACGGGGACCCCCCCATATCAACACCACCATGGCGCGGAGCCGGATCCAGcggatgagaga GGCAGTGACCGAGAGGCTCGGAGAGGATGTCTTTCAGAGGGTGTACGACTATCTGAGGGAGgcgaggagggggaaagagagcgagccGGATGTCCGAGAGGCTCTGAGCCAGCTGGTGGAGAGACCCAGTGACTGCTTCGAGGTCGACCAACTGCTCTACTATGAGGAGCAGCTCCAGGAGACCCGGAGTGGGAGCTAG